aatatcagtgctgagaagcctaggggaggggcaggcaggaaagagttcgtgaaacaggtaaaaatcttgagttgtgccttgaggtagccaatactttccatggtttatgtctcatttgaattttacaaaatcttgttaaaggtacttttctttggaatggaagggattttcatggtccgctgttggattccacaccagccgctgtggggctctcccactgtctccttggtgtgcctcttcctcccggggcctcatagtggtgttgtttcccaagcctagccttcctttggcctcccactcttctctcgaaccccctccctggaggcagatttgctctactcacacaggctcccgtcccgcctcaccccctgccatcaccgtatcccctcccttttccatggcctgtctttatggccactttggtcctgctcagccacaggcctgacctgcctttctggtcccaactctgaagctgttctgtgagattctAAGACCACTGAGGGATACGACTATATCTATCTTCATTGCATCCCTGTGGGCTGCCACAATACTGAcgtccaggaggtgtttcataatgttgatggagagaattaattcaccttcctgtggaatttttgtgatatgcctacttcattctagttgtttctgttaacctttgttttggccctaattcctaattatctctttattcattagcttctggacatgtttctctacctctgtgctctgcctttttctggtcttctgttcttcattcttgattcctggtatttccatacccacatttcatcatcatgcatcagtgctttgacattctttctttctccaaaatatgcagaatctaaagacctcatctcagtgaagttggccctccattcctatttctgcttctctccagaaggaagcctgcagtgcacatggctgtgtgcctgtctgaccctgcccctgagtgtgtgtgcacttacatctgctccccatcccctccccacctcggcagctgtgtacacatggctttcagagtccGATTCGAGCCCCGTCGCATTTCCagactctcctgtactttgcttcatattatctgttctccattctaagccccctcatccccataactttcactgtatatgtgtcattcttcttctggccatgcgaccctgccttcgtgtcattatgcccccagatcatgagtcccctcaacagtaactgtgtctggtatatcatggtattttttttttgtcaatatctgcatagtactggtgcacaggtattaagttctgtggaattgaatgagatgtaggaacttgataatgtgacaaaacaatgtctgtaatacgttttctttattattcttttaaagagtctcaggtcaccagtcagtgaaggaattcgggcagtagataaacgaatgtgtaaacaagaggacataaggaagaaaaaggtaccctccagtagatttcttatgctgcatgccagttgaagccctctcctcttgtctccgcgaacttgtcagcactattcaggtttttttctttttttctaatttagctttttttcaaagctctcacgcGTGTGCATTTTATGTATTATGTCACGTTATCTACCTGAAATAGGAAGACAGAATTTCAGAGGTACCCACACAATCTCAAGATcacccactttttccagaacaagaaaccgtgataactgttgtcggtgcagcgcttgacagttaacgactgtataaattgtcagcggccctgtaaagaaaataggcctatattagagactaggggagaagtgggctttccaaagcaaactcaggattctgccgtaggtttgttgttattttctgatcctgtgttctttatgttctggtgttcactttaatttttttgattcccagtagttagcatgcggtgttggcttagtttcaggtgtgtgagacaggcaacGGCTCTGTACATCTGAGGGCTCACCCCGGGAGTGTGCCCCTTAGTGCTATCTCCAGTTTCAAGTGTCCCCGATGTCATTCATGGTCATAACGATGTAGgggcacagcgggcattgggagtctgggcttctgactctcgcctgctgctctgtacaatgttttctatgtgtattattagcatatttcttaaaatctcagtggggagaagcctgtttgagggaccttctgtttaattcgcctctggatctcctcacagcttttGTCCAAAGAATGCTTGTCGTGCActtccagacaaaacagtaagctttgtgagagcagggtgtatttcttgctttattttctcgtgccccccacccctgtcggaatgaatgtcgagctcccaggggtgttcattattattattatttattgaatggatgactttgtatttttttgttctttaaggatgagagttttcataatgtccctcaacctctttgataatatttgtagtaTAAAAGGCCTTTAATGATTTGGTGCTTGGGCatataggtatatgcacatgtaaactgagaggGCCAGTACGATCggaagccaaagttaaaacatgaataaagggccataagaaaacaaatggaggggcgcctggtggctcagttggttaaacgtctgactcttgattttggctcaagtcatgatctcaggatcatgagattgagccccgcattgagctctgtgctcagcaggatgtcggctcgagattctctctctccctctgcccctcccctgcacgcgcacatgcagtctctctctctctctcaaataaacaaatctttttaaaaaaataggaaagaaatgcccatagaaagattcaggatggggaaaagaagaaataagagtatagaatatgagaaagcaaagtctaggtttttttttttcctctataaacttgcaatagaatatggaagtatgcttattctagaactaagattggcattcttgagaattctgtgtttcatagaaatattcaaaatatagcatgccctatatatttgaagttaacttttggtcttatattttcctgcatttagcatgggaaataaagatgattaagagtaaagatggtgatgttttttgtttgcttaatttttatttttatagatgtgtgtgttgaggcttatacaagttatttgatcagttgaaaagattgaaaaaatcttaaattcacaaagttctaaagaaacctctgcactagaaggaagcaggtaagcattttttttaactaagtagcacataaattaatacttcacatcCAGTCTAATTAGGCGTGGACGGCAtagttagaattcatttctgaacaagaagaaaatccaggtttgtggctagaatgtagctccaggagagtggagagcatgaaatggtgaaatctatatcacgttcctataaaccctttggttatagaccacagttccaacacgtcattatgcttgcagtggaaaagtatatttggaatcaccttccctgaggactagcaaagtcctgttgatctttaaggtatacctaccattcatcttggtttttctccatctcattttttttcctagacatgcccagagtattaccattgatgtattttgcaccagcattatattattatgaaacagtataggatatatccagttgaaatttacaaacaggaaagaaaaaacttatgaaataggaaaaagatgatggctctctttgttacactgtgattgtcttgttcccttcctggtgtgaattttcaatcagccagggtagatgagtgactcagaaaatgagtagttaggtCCTGTCAGCACCGTGAGACTCACAGTGGTGCAGTGGGAGTAGCTGGGGCTGGTCCTACACATACCAGCTGGGATGCCTGCGTCAAGGTCGCCTGGTGCCCTGAGTGCTCTGTTGTGTGATGCTAACAGTCCCTCCCCTTGCAGGTggagttaggtttctaaattttaggaattaaggttttcaatttggaaggaacttgagagaccatatgctccacatgtctcatgatggagattaagaatggacacatcccaaaggaagcgattctttggtcctaggtctctgccccctttcacatcaaggcattcaactaagtggtcagcctccactgtgcttgtgtctctagcccgttgcactcgtgcttctgccccgttcgtccacacttagcagacagtCTGCATGCGGCCCTTCTGCAGCCCGTGTGTCTCCAGCGGCTCTGCTTCGCTGCGGCCCTTGGCAgcgcctgcagcccctccagccatgtccacgttcggcccctggggagctggccctccagtgTTCTTCCCGTCTTTGCTGTAGCTGCTGTTctcctcggatagaaacacctcagtgagctctgtgtctacaatcctgtccctttgcagcactgtccttgataaacagacattgtgcgctttcttgctcagaattaccttggaggacttttttctcccgaagagcagctctgagctctagagtcaggaaagccagagtaGCGTCAGCGCAcggtaaatccatcatgctctgccaggcccagaaatgccaagaaaaggataaataggaaatgcgcataggatcagtcagtagaggttgggattaggcttcgGCACTGTTAGTGCCAAGCgcttgccttccctccacaccagttctgattctctgggacggggcacaccgtggcaggtctccagagattttgggtttccttacagtgtgtttcctcactacctgactgcccatcctcagatgtgggatgcctcatagagcccagcaggggctttggggcctttgttgtgtcttttttttttttttctttcactgttcggcttccttttgaatggggttgacgctttctaatgtggggggcaagagggaagtgtatccagtccacttgatggcagatgcactgtgagtgatttctcaccagctcccggagcaccgagcttgctctttctaccgttgggtaaatgtaaacttggagtccgctgctctgagcgatttcccaggttgctgctaggcggtcagttttagctgattgaggagacagcagtagttggtactggggaggtacttgggagggagaatgaggcaggcggagaagaagagggggcttcgggtatgaacggtaggacagggcaagagagaggagggggttagagaatgggagaagaagggagaagaagggcacgaatgggagagcccgaggaacgtggtggaaacatgcagttgtacccacactgacctaaaatagctccatccccttgcctgggccctgtggcccgggccaggctgcgtcggtggcttctatgacctccccgctcctcaccccttgcacctggggcctgctgcacatacagtttgtcctgaaaattgatggcgtgcaggtgcaTGTGCCTGAGCTctgtaaggcatggggggcggtgggggtggcaggttttaactttgggaattacatttctctaattgtctctactagccctctctggactagacagattttggagagaattgccatagaatttaaccagttacagtttcatgctgttcagagcaaaggcatgcctcttcgggacaaagtaagaccagcaagtgttggtttcgattttcaatttgctgtttgcgaatttcctggatgattttggttTGACCTAGCATTGTCCCTGATAGTTGCTActctacaggattttgaagctagctttgaatttttttttttttcagtgtctcctgcttgggaccctgcttccattatgtcacactagatagattttgtgtaaagacacaagcatagtctccaaactatgcaagtaaaattaattctgaatttcatgtaacttgacacatcatatgatgtagtcagagttcatttatccaaagcccttgactgggtttaaatgcacgtttgtcagatttactccgtagcttaagaggcaaataactttttgtcgttCAGTAATTATCtgaacttcactttgatgaagctgacttactttcaaagaaatcatagggaggggacgcctcagtggctcagtcagttaagccactgcctctggcttaggtcatgatcccagggccctgggattgagtcccaccttgggctccttgcttggcaggaagcctgcttctctttctgcctgtgcctacttgtgtgcttgtgctctctctcgacaaataaataaataaaaacctttaaaaaaaaaaaagaaagaaagaaagcaatcatggggagaagagattcattgtttttctctaggaaatgttgggattttaatcttacatatattctggtagaattagaggctcgctttatatatataacacatatgtatataaattatacacatatatttgagcttttagaaactgtggtgcctggaccttctttcctggtctctctgttcttgcagcgtatagcccacattacggccatgctgcagcaggccctgggaggcctgctgctagaagggcttcagacttccaatgtggatATCATACGGCACTGCCTCCAGACTTACGCTACaattgacaagacacgggatgcagaggcgttagttggtcaagtactggtgaaaccgtacatggatgaggtttgtgcccccatgcacctcattccacaaacacagagcatctaatctggcttcgtttcttgactgggtgcgagagagctcagggctcttccttgaagatgctcctagttcctgctcttctggttgtaagaaaaggttggtcccgcttggtgcccatcagcatggcaggaatcaggcatgcgctctagtctcttccagtgatgccataactcagggatcatcttaatttagtaggggtgagggacttgcctaggaagaaggtacggatcagaacattttcaggtcaatttccatttccataagttatacgttaatgaagttgccgaaaagcgtgaccccaccaaggcgcccgtgcccactggaggagctggaagacagctctgtgcgcagggaaagtctgtgaggggaggcgtcttTGCAGAATTTATGTGgcctaagtcttgaagaccatgggggagtttgccaggctaggaatgtgggagggagggaatattcaaagataaagggctttgaagggcgagttagcggggtagtaccttaagtccggaacttggttacccagtgttcttgacctataaggatacagttaaatacagggagtcagtgtatcctgcctctgagcagccggagtatgggctgcaccatgtgaggccgccagcaatcagcagcttccaacttagagagcgtcggtttcatctagttcaggctgacagaagtcatgaagccagtctcagcgtttgagggctttcttccagtcacctgccagtgcgagtgttctttctgtccggtaagtataaagctacccaccatgacttcaggatgaaaggcttccagttttaaaacgagacagtatcccagtgatagaagtgaaattgaaggattaatttcagtaatcttctcagcttcattaagactactaaaagtaaatgatctgtcagttctttgtatgtatcctattatagttcatagctctccctgtgggggtgaaaaagatcacattattctttgtcactaaatgaaaacattttagttatttaatttatgcccttttcattgaactgaatctaatatgctaaattaaggaagtactttacgtttccgtgtcgttaaatgaactgtggccacgtttgtattttaagtttgtatgcttgtcattcacctcctgcaactcagcctcaccaaaaaaaaaataaaatactaaagcaaaataagatgtgttttcttccatcactttccatctcagccctttccctgttctggagacggtagaggataaggccagggtgaagatggtacagagctgttgtctgcagatacagtatttcgcttttaagctcagaagggaagcagatgagtgtgtatgaggttttagcttcaggccagtctctgtccctcagcctctgtgtcccccaggattggagcagtattcccaaatcccgggacctagattttcatgccgttgttacttacctcctgtttagaaagcatactgagtggggaggaggaaggacgaagtgcatttgtaaggtttactcgattcttttctctgtagtgtatagttcatacttatcttttaggtgctttaaaaacaaacaaaaacacaaacaaacaaacaaataaataaaaataaaatgctcttccttctgctaggtgattgtagagcagattgttgagtctcatccggacggcctgaagatcatgtatgctaataagctcctggagttcgttcctcaccactgccgccttcttcgagaggtcacaggaggagccatctcaaggtgacataaatgctgtgtatgcacctgagctcagtttagtgaccacctgtcacctcctcatgtgccgctgatccctggctgtcctgtctgacccgggaacgtggaaacgtgtgctcttccctatttgttaccagtgctgtgaggcaggtgtcgcttgcctgggtttacagggaagggaatgaagagtggggacgaatctcaacggtgacatttgtgtgactccagagcctctgcttttctcttgtctatactttctccttaaccaggttcaaaatcagaattggtttccttccattattgtgatgtcatcatcggtctagaaataccaattcattttaattcaacacgttttatactgatggcaattaaagtcatgttcggttttccctccctctcttatctcatttccatggctttcccgttctgtttcatgaatatcccattaccttccaccatctccgtcatcccagtccagacctttgtcgccttttgttcgagggtagcgggctctccccacctggtctcccagctccacctgtccctcttcattgcagccctcagctgtcccacctgcccagagctctgcagccttcctgagtctCTCATGGCTTCTAATCACCCACAGAagagcatccagtcttcctggcgcaacctgtgaccgttggtgcttgagtcctagtggttctcctctgtagaactttttactgtggaactttcccccataccactatggttcctggccagacaggagtgcttgaccttccctaacacacctggtacagaagatccctgacttcaccttggttcagtttatggttttttgactttttataatagtgcagaagtgatatgcatttagtttggatcttttcctaggctggcgatctacagtagggtcctcttttgtaatgctgggcaggggcagcaagcacagcccccaggcaaaccacgtgatcacgagggtcagcaaccaacacacttTAACTGTCCTATTCTAGCTTTCAGTGtagtgttcagtaagttacatgagataccagatgctttattgtgaaataggctttgtgttagagaattttgcccaactgtgcaaTACTGTAAGTGTTCTCAAGACATTTAAGTTTGGtggggctaagctctgatgttcagtcacttaggtgttttccatgcattttcaactaaagagatttccagctgaacaatgggtttattagaagccgAGGCCATCATAAGCCAAAgaacatctgtctatactgtgcgcctctgtgttttccttcattgcttcctgtctcatatccctttgtctttctgttgatctgtcactccacatgaagctccagtcaaatacaacttcttttttttaaggttatttatttatttacttattagagaaagcataagcagagggggaggcaaagagtgaagcaggctccccactgagcagggagcccaatgtgggactcgatcccaggaccctgagatcatgacctgagccacccaagcacccccaggctatggttatttcaagaaaaagtcctatttgtgaattcttcatctagtgaagatgaattaaaatcagaaagtcaactctgccacctttaaaaacccaggaacagaaaaaaattccacgagcaggtataaccctatccacaataaatcactttca
This region of Mustela lutreola isolate mMusLut2 chromosome 15, mMusLut2.pri, whole genome shotgun sequence genomic DNA includes:
- the LOC131816128 gene encoding conserved oligomeric Golgi complex subunit 2-like isoform X3, with protein sequence MERSRMNLPKGPDTLCFDKDEFMKEDFDVDHFVSDCRKRVQLEELRGYLELYYKLLKIAMVELINKDYADFVNLSTNLVGMNKALNELSVPLGQLREVLSLRSPVSEGIRAVDKRMCKQEDIRKKKRIAHITAMLQQALGGLLLEGLQTSNVDIIRHCLQTYATIDKTRDAEALVGQVLVKPYMDEVIVEQIVESHPDGLKIMYANKLLEFVPHHCRLLREVTGGAISRMVEWVRG
- the LOC131816128 gene encoding conserved oligomeric Golgi complex subunit 2-like isoform X1, which codes for MERSRMNLPKGPDTLCFDKDEFMKEDFDVDHFVSDCRKRVQLEELRGYLELYYKLLKIAMVELINKDYADFVNLSTNLVGMNKALNELSVPLGQLREVLSLRSPVSEGIRAVDKRMCKQEDIRKKKRIAHITAMLQQALGGLLLEGLQTSNVDIIRHCLQTYATIDKTRDAEALVGQVLVKPYMDEVIVEQIVESHPDGLKIMYANKLLEFVPHHCRLLREVTGGAISSPQLSHLPRALQPS
- the LOC131816128 gene encoding conserved oligomeric Golgi complex subunit 2-like isoform X2 — its product is MERSRMNLPKGPDTLCFDKDEFMKEDFDVDHFVSDCRKRVQLEELRGYLELYYKLLKIAMVELINKDYADFVNLSTNLVGMNKALNELSVPLGQLREVLSLRSPVSEGIRAVDKRMCKQEDIRKKKRIAHITAMLQQALGGLLLEGLQTSNVDIIRHCLQTYATIDKTRDAEALVGQVLVKPYMDEVIVEQIVESHPDGLKIMYANKLLEFVPHHCRLLREVTGGAISSRMVEWVRG